Below is a window of Blastocatellia bacterium DNA.
CACGCCCTCAAGGGCGAGAGCGTATTTCATGGCGGCGACGAGTTTGAGGACCGGTCGTCCCTTTTCCTCGAACGTACAGAGGCGCTCGAACGCCCCAAGCCCTCGCCGATATCGCTGCATCAACTCCTCATCCCCCGCCGAGCACACGCGCCACGCTTTCTGCCACTCCCGCGGGAAGACATTGGCCGGACCCGCGACCACTCCGATCGGCAAGGCGTAGTGCAAGAGGTAGAGGTTCCAGTACTCGCGAATCTTCCCGAGGAAGCCCCGCGTCGGTCGGAACACGTCGAAGATCAACATCGCTTCGCCCACGTAGATCCCGAACTCCCCCCGCTCGTTGAAATGGAGCGCGGCCTTCGTATAGTGGCCGAGCACCTTTGGCGGCGCCGTCACCTTGATCCCGCAAATGTACGGGAGGCGACTGAGCCACTTCACGTCGCGCGTGCGAATGTGCGGGATCGTTGGATGAACGGCGATCTCCGCGTTGTCGTAAAGCAGCAACGGCAGCTCGCGCCCCTTCCGCTCATAGAGCGGCGTCACTTCGCGATGGAAGAACGGAACCACCTCGCCGATGTCTTCGATCGAGAGGGGGGCGATCACGCCGGCATCGGCGCCCAGCTCCAAAGCCAGCGCCAGGTTCCTGAGGGTCTCCGCGCGCGTCCGTCCCGTCACGCCCACCCAGACTTCGATCGGCGGACGTCCGAGTTGACGCAAGCGCTCGTTGATCGTCCGCCCTTCTTCCACAGCGAGCGCGATGAGACGTTCCCGCTCGGTCTGCGCGATTCGATGCCACTCCCCCGTCGTTCCCAAACTGAAAAGGATGTCCGCTCCGAATCCGGACTGCACGAGATAGCGGAAGAGGCGCCGTTGATCGGATTCCACCAAACGCCCATTCTCATCCACAATGGTCAGAACCGGGATGCTCAATCCCCATCGCGGGCGGTACTTCTCCATGATCCCCTCCGCGCGCGTCCTCTCGCCATCTCATCGGGAGAACATACTGGCGCTCCGGCGAGAAATCAAGCCGCGGGGTCCGGGAGCGCTCCGTTCACGCCCGACGCATGAGAGCATGCAGGTGAAGCGCGGCCAATGTCTTCCCATCGCGAATCTCCCCGGCGCGCACCTTCGCCTCGATGACGTCCCAGGGGAAGGGGAAGACCTCGATCAACTCGTCGCTCTCGAGGCGTTGTGTCGTCGGATGCAATCCTTCGGCTTGAAACACGTGCATTCGCTCATCCGTGAATCCTGGGGCCGTGAAGAATTCCCCGAGACGGATCATGCGATCAGCGCAATAGCCGGTCTCTTCTTCGAGTTCCCGATGCGCGCACGCCTCCGGACTCTCGGCCGCGCGATCGAGCGTTCCAGCCGGAAACTCCCACAAGGCTTCGCCCACGGCGTATCGAAATTGACGAATCAAGAGCAAGCGCCCATCGTCGAGCACGGGCACGATGACGACCGATCCGGGATGGCGCACGATCTCCCGCGTCGTCTCGCGTCCGCTCGGCAAGCGAATGCGATCCACATCGAGGGAGATGGCGCGCCCCGTGTAAAGGCGTTGCGTCGTCAGCCGAGTCTCGCGCAAATGCTCTTCCATAGAAGCTCTCTCACAGTGCGTGTGATCGTGACGGGACAGGACGATCGCGGACGGCTTCGTACACGGATTCGATCTGGCGGAGGATGCGCTCTCGATCGAAGCGCTGTCGGACGCTCTCGCGGGCGGCATGAGCCAAACGCGCGCGAAGGGCCGAATCGTCTAAAAGCTCCCGCATGCGTTCGACCAACATCGCCACGTCGCGCGGAGGGACCAAGAATCCCGTCTCGCCATGCGCGACGATCTCCGTCGGACCTCCGGCGGCGAAGGCGATGACGGGCACGCCAGCCACCATCGCCTGGATGAGGACGAGCGAGAA
It encodes the following:
- a CDS encoding dihydrodipicolinate synthase family protein, producing MEKYRPRWGLSIPVLTIVDENGRLVESDQRRLFRYLVQSGFGADILFSLGTTGEWHRIAQTERERLIALAVEEGRTINERLRQLGRPPIEVWVGVTGRTRAETLRNLALALELGADAGVIAPLSIEDIGEVVPFFHREVTPLYERKGRELPLLLYDNAEIAVHPTIPHIRTRDVKWLSRLPYICGIKVTAPPKVLGHYTKAALHFNERGEFGIYVGEAMLIFDVFRPTRGFLGKIREYWNLYLLHYALPIGVVAGPANVFPREWQKAWRVCSAGDEELMQRYRRGLGAFERLCTFEEKGRPVLKLVAAMKYALALEGVITRAHVAPGTPALTEEQKRIFAESYARLKEELRAQTDPLWHSRVEEGDRAPFPESAAFSPQEAEAAR
- a CDS encoding NUDIX hydrolase; translation: MEEHLRETRLTTQRLYTGRAISLDVDRIRLPSGRETTREIVRHPGSVVIVPVLDDGRLLLIRQFRYAVGEALWEFPAGTLDRAAESPEACAHRELEEETGYCADRMIRLGEFFTAPGFTDERMHVFQAEGLHPTTQRLESDELIEVFPFPWDVIEAKVRAGEIRDGKTLAALHLHALMRRA